The sequence TGATGAGCGGTCTATGGCAATACAAGTCGAAGGCGTTACCGTTGTCCCATTTTCCGAAGGAGGCCCGCAATATGATCGCCAAATGCTATCAGAACATATCTGGGGACCGGCATCTCCGGATGCGGAGCTGGCAACAACCAGGCGCGCAACGACGGAAGACTACGAATTAGCGTGGTGCTTGGAGCGCATCTCGGCATACTATATGCAAAAGATCGTAAGCGGGATTAAACCAGAAGATAGAAATGGTATCGAGTGGCACCATAAGGCTCTTTTCGAATTTTTCGAGAGCGTTCTCGCACAAACTCGGAAAGGACGACAGCCGTATATCAGAAAGGAATGGCTGAACGACACTTGGGAGGACATATCTGCTATACTAGATAGGTGAGAATGACCATTTCTTTACTTGTGTCTTACGAACACGCTCATACATTATCATAGGTACCCTGATAGTATCGAGATCAAACTTAATCACACCGTTGGTCAGAATTTGGTATCTGCAATTCGCGGTGAAACAAATATCTTGCAGCATCTACTTGAAGACAATCTCTTAAATAGATATTACACGGATGCGCTCGGTATCAGAGAAAACACGGAGTTTCTCGCGAAAACAGTTTCCCACGTCGCGCATCGCTACCCTCATATGGATATTCTTGAGATAGGTATGGAATTCAAGACAGATTCGTTGATTTAACTAATCGAATTTCAGGTGCTGGTACAGGCGGAGCCACGAAATCAATTTTACCGCTAATCAATCACGCGTTCTCATCCTATACATTCACAGATATTTCGACTGGCTTTTTCGAAGCTGCCCAAGATATCTTCACTGAATATTCCGGGAAAATGGTGTTCAAAGCCTTGGATGTCGAAAAAGATATCGTTGAGCAAGGCTTTTCAGAGCATTCATATGATTTGATCATTGCCTCCTTGGTTCTTCATGCTACCGCCAAGCTCGAGCAGACAATGGAAAATACGCGTCGGCTTTTGCGTCCTGGAGGTTATCTGATAATGCTCGAAGTAACAAGCAACGACGTTATCAGAGTTGGTTTCGCCATGAGCGGACTTCCAGGATGGTGGTTGGGTCGGCCGGATGGCCGCTTACTATCACCATGTGTCTCGGCTACTGAATGGCATCGTGTGCTTCTTAAGACTGGATTCTCCGGCATTGATTCCATGACTCCAGAAGCAGATATTTTGCCGCGGCCAATTTCCGTTCTTGTGTCACAAGCAGTCGATAGCCAGGTGGAATTTCTTCGGGAGCCATTGTTACATGCCAGTCAGTACCTTCAGTCCGAGGACTGGGAGCTGGTCATTCTAGGGGGCCAAACTATGCGCACAATTGTTCTGATCGATGAGATTCGCCGACTCCTCTCGCCTATGGCAATCCAGATCCGTCAGATTCGCTCCCTCAACGATGTCAGCTCAGCGCATATTGCCCCCACGAGTTTTGTCCTTAGCGTTACTGAACTGGACAAGCCAATCTTTAAAGACTTTACCGAGGAAATCATGGCCGGCCTCAAAACATTATTTGATTACCAGAGAGTATTTCTGTGGGTGACTCAAGGCTGTAGGGCAGATGAGCCTTACATGAATATGACAGTTGGATTTGGGCGCACACTGGCTTTGGAGGCTCCTGACCTGCGGCTACAATTTCTCGATCTAGACATAAATGAAAAGCCAAACGCCAAGGCTCTCGTGGAAGCTCTGCTGAGATTGCACTTCAGGCAGAACGACAACGCTTTGTGGTCTATTGAACAGGAGCTTGCATACGAAGGCCGTAGGTTGGTTATCCCACGTTTGATGCCAAACAAGGCCCAAAACCATCGCTACAATGCGTCAAAACGCACCATTCTCCACGCGGTAAACCCTCAAATCACGCCAGTCTACCTAAACAATTCCGCCGGCGCTTATTATTTAACAGAAGGAAGCTGTACGCCACAAAGCAATGAAATCATTGTGAAAGTCAGCCATTCTCTTTTATTGCCGCTCGCAACCCCGGTTTATGCTATTATTGGAATTGATACCTCAACCGATAAGACAGTCCTGTCAATCTCGGATAGGAACGGTTCGTACATCACTGCTGATCCCAGAGATTTAATTGATTGCGCGTCTGTTAAGGACAAAGAAGGCCGGCTCTTATCTCTATTGGATATTGAGATTCGGGTCAATAACATATTATCAGTTTGCACGCCCAATACTAATGTCCTTCTATACAAACCGGATGTCACTCTGGCGGCGAGATTCCAAGCCCGAGCCGCCGGAAAGGACCTATCCATTTTCTTCGCAACTTCCGATCCCTCTAATTCAGGTACGTCCTGGCGCGTAATACATCCGATGTCTCCGCGCCGTTCAGTTCAAGCCTTGCTACCACAACGAATCTCAACTTTTGTGGATTTCTCAAACCCCCGCGATCGAGTTGGATTGTTGATCGCTTCTTGTCTCTCGCCAATATGCCTACAAACTACCATGACCCGTAATGGGCTAGAGCCTCGACCGACAGAGATCCCATTAATGGACCAATTTAAATGCGCAGCAGCCGGAGCATTATCTGAGTTACATTCTGGCAAGCAAGTTTCCCGGCCTGTCATGAACATTGGAGACATTCTTACCCGGTCAACAACACCTGAAATGCCAGTTGTGAACTGGAGCAATACGGTTGATACTCCGGTAAGACTTGCTTCTGTGGACAAACAAATGCACTTCCCAGCAGACAAGACATATGTTTTCTTCGGTTTAAGCAGCGACCTTGGGCAGTCTTTGTGTGATTGGATGGCGTATCATGGCGCCCGGAATCTCATCCTTACTAGCCGTACCCCGAAAGTTGATCCCAGGTGGCTATCGGAGATGGAATCAATTGGTGAGAGGGTGAAGGTTTATTCAAAGTAtgtcccttttttttggtttgttGGATATAGACTTACTGTGGATAGTGATATTACGGACAAAACTTCCGTCGAAACCCTAGTTGCTGAGATCCGGCGTGACTTCCCGCCAATTGCGGGTATCATGCACGGTGCTATGGTTCTTGATGATACATCATTCTTTGATATGTCGTTTGAAAGCATGAACAAGGTGCTTAAACCGAAAGTTTTGGGAAGTATTCATTTGAATGAATTATTTCAAGACGATACCCTAGACtttttcatattcttctcGTCACTCACCTCCGTGGCTGGGAACCGCGGCCAGTCTAACTATAGTGCCGCCAATATGTTTGGAACCTCTCTGGCTTTTCAACGTCGCCGAAAAGGTCTTGCAGGCTGTGTTTTACATATTGGTGCGGTTATGGGCGTCGGGTACGTTATGAGGGAAGTAACTGAGTCGGTCTTCTCAGCAATTTATAAAGCGGGGTTTAGATGGATGTCCGAGCGCGGATTCCATCAATGTATTGCTGAGGCGATATTAGCTGGCAGACCTAACTCTCACGCTAACCCGGAGATCGTGACTGGCTTGCGAGTTATCAACGCAAATGAAGAAGAGCCAGCTCCTTGGATGAATATCCCACGCTTCCAACACTGCATCAATTTGGGTAAATCGGATGGGTTGAAGAAGAACAGCGGAAATACCGCTATTCCGGTAATGATAAGACTTCGTGAAGCTGCGTCCGAGGAAGAAGCGCTTGATATAATCAAAGGTCAGCATAGTTAATGATATTATTCCGGAGCCAGAAGCTAACACCTACTCAGATGCCTTGCTCGCGAAACTACAAATCGCACTCCAACTTCAATTGGAAGACACATCCATTCGACACCAAGTACTTGATCAAAGTGCTGACGAGCTCGGGATTGACTCTCTTGTTGCCGTTGAGATTAGGTCTTGGTTTTTAAAGGAACTGGAACTCGACATGCCTGTTCTTAAGATCCTTGGGAGTGCGACTATTGCAGATCTTTTGACTTTCACTCTTGAAAAGCTCCCTCCAGAGATAACATCATTCCGGCAAGGATCCCCTCTTCTACCTATTGAAACCTCTGCAGAGCCTGAAACAGCCACGCCGATGTCTACGGATGCATCCAGCTCCAGCGGGAGTATTTCGACAGAAAACGGGACACAgacttctccttctccttctaATCCTCCGGAATCAATGAGTTCATTGACTACTGACGTGCGGAAACAACATGATATATTTCCATCTCCCTCCGAGTCACCAGAATCCATTACTGGAAATGATTTACAAAAGCAGTTACCGATATCCTTTGGTCAGTCGAGATTTTGGTTCTTAAGGCACTACCTGGAAGACCAAACCACTTTCAACATCACATTTTCTGTCCAATTGCGCGGGTATCTCCGAGTCAGTGACATGGAAAATGCTGTCAAGCTGTTAGGCTCCCGCCACGAGGCATTGCGGACCTGTTTCTTTACCAAAGATGGAGAGACTCCTATGCAAGGCATCCTCAAAGAATCTCGTCTTCTACTGGAGAAGAAAACAATACAAAATCCAGAGCAAGTTACCGTGGAGTTCGAATCGATGCGGGATTACGTCTTCGATATTGAACATGGAGAAAACATGAGAGTTCTACTTCTCTCTTTAACCCCCACCGTTAATTATATGATTATCGGCTACCATCATATAAATATGGATGGCGCAAGTCTTGAGGTCTTCCTGGATGAATTGGAGATGGCATACACTCACAAACGTCTTCCGCAGCCCGTATTCCAgtattctgatttctctgAGCAGCAACGGTTGGAGTTTAAGAAAGGTCAAATGAATGCAGAGCTTAACTATTGGAAATCAGAGCTCTCTGACGACTTGTCAGTTCTGCCCTTATTGCCTTTTTCATCTGCTAAACATCGATCTCCCATCGAAAAATACGAACACCATAGAGAAGACTGTCGCATCAGTACTGAACTAGCTACCCAAGTCAAAGATATGTGTCGGAAGAATAAAGTCAATGTATTTCACTTCTACCTTGCAACATATGCGGTCCTATTGTCTAGGCTTCTCGAGGTGAATGACCTCTGTATTGGAATGGCGGACGCTAACCGAAACGAAACGCATCTGGTGAGAAGCATGGGAATGTACTTGAATCTGCTTCCACTCCGCTTCCACCTCGGTCAGAACAAATCTTTCACTGAGGTCTTAAAGGAAACTCGTCGAAAAGTGTATTCGGCCATCGGTCATTCTCGCCTACCATTCGATGTTTTACTTGAAGAACTGAAAACGCCTAGGTCGACGGAATTCAGTCCGTTGTTTCAAGCGTTTATAAATTATCGCCAGGGTGTCAAAGAACAAAGACGCATGGGAGACATGGAAGGCCAAGGGGAAGAGTACGCTTTTGGTCGCACCGCATACGACATTACTTTGGATATATTTGACAACCCAGGAAGCAATCCCTTTGTAATGTTTATTGTACAAAAGCAACTGTACTCTCACAACGATGCCAAAATCCTTGCTAAGGCCTACTGCAACCTGCTGGACTATTTTTCGACGAGTCCAGCTGCAACCCTAGAATCGATGTCTCCATTTACGGCCAATGACATTGCCATAGGGCTGGAACTTGGTCAGGGTATGGCTTGTCatcctttttattttactctTTGAAACTAACAATTGATAGGCCCTATTCGCAATACCGAATGGCCCGAAACGTTAGCACACCGTATAGATCAAGTTGCCATGAAACAACCAAATTCGATAGCTCTCAATGACGCCTCGGGGATTTGGTGGACATATCAGCAGATGATTGACCGTGTTAATGGAATAGCATTGGCACTCATCAAAGCAAACATACCTCTGAAATCACCGATTGCTGTGCTCCAGGAGCCCACGCTGGATTGGGTCTGTTCGTTGCTGGCTATCTTAAGGGTTGGTGGTATTTATGTGCCTTTGGACGTAAATATACCTTCAGCTCGATTGAATACTATAATTGAGAACTGTCGTCCAGCCGGGATCTTAATTCATAACGAAACCTCTGGCAGGATAAATGACCTTGAAATGCTCAGGAGCACGATTATTGTCAACATTTCCGCTTGTTCCAGTCAGTTTTCAGGCGAAAGCATAGAAATCACAGCTCGTGCGGAAGATGCAGCCGTGATACTTTATACAAGCGGGACTACGGGAGTTCCCAAAGGTGTGGTCATGTCGCATGCAGGATTACGGAATCGAATGGAGTTTGCAATGGTCTCAACCCCAGGCACTGTCCTCCAGCAAACCGCTCTAAGCTTCGATTTATCCATTTATCAAGCGCTTCTCTGCATCTCTCGTGGCGGGACTTTAGTCGTGGCCCCAAAATCAGTACGAGGTGACCCATTCGCAATTTCTCAACTGCTTGTACGCGAAAATATCACATATACTGGAGCCACGCCCTCGGAGTATTTGAGCTGGATCAACTATGGCAAATTTGAATTAATCAACAGCAAGCAGTGGAGATACGCCATGTCCTGTGGGGAACAATATCCTCAAAGGCTTGTTAGCGAATTCCAAAACCTCTCGCTTCCTCATTTACGCCTGATCAATGCATATGGTCCAACCGAAATAACCTTTGAGTCAAACAACTTTGAAATACCCATCATAGAACCCGCGGGCACCCGTATCCCCGTGGGCCATACCCTCCCGAATACCTCTATCGTCATCCTAGACGAGAACCTGAATCCAGTTCCTGCAGGATTCCCTGGGGAAATCTGCATTGGCAGTGCAAGCTTGGCTTTAGGTTACCTCAACGATGAATCTCTCACTGCAAAGAAATTCGTTTCTCATCCCTTCCCTTCCGGCCAGCTTGCATCTTATGGCTTAGACAAGATATATCGATCAGGAGATAAAGGAAGATTAAAGGAAAATGGACTGCTTGAGATTCTTGGTCGTATTGATGGGGATACTCAAATTAAACTGAGGGGGATTCGCATCGAAACTCAGGATATTGAGAGAACCATTCTAAATTCAGCCAAAGGGAAACTGGCTGATGTTGCCGTTGTACCTCGTGGAGATCCGCCGGTGTTGTTAGCTCATGCCGTATTCTCATCCGCAGCTACCGTCGTTGACAAGGCCGGATTCTTGAAAAGCTTAATCCCATCTCTTCCCCTTCCCCAGTACATGAAACCAGCAATGATTGTCTCCATTGATTCAATGCCGCTCAGCGTGAACGGAAAGGTCGACAGACGCGCTCTTCGAGAGCTTCCTCTAGCCAGTATATCCGGCACATCCGGAGCCGTTGTTGAACTTAATGAGACCGAGTCGGGGCTCCTAGAGATTTGGGAAGAAGTCATTTCAAAGGACGTATTGCGTTCCTATAACATTGACAGAAGCACAGATTTTTTCAATATCGGCGGAAATTCTATGCTCCTGATCAAAGTTCAGGACCTCATTAAGCGTCGCTTTGATATTAGTTTGGCCTTGATTCATCTCTTTGAGAATAGCACGCTCAGTGCCATGGCTGCTGCAATCTGGAGCTTACCGGGAATCGGATCCCCTGTTATAAACTGGGATGCAGAAACATCGGTTCCCGAATATTTAAAAATCGAATCTCCGATTACCGTAGCTAACAACCCACCCCGTGTGGTGGTTCTCACCGGCGCCACTGGATTCTTGGGTAAAGAGATTCTCCAGGAGCTCCTTACATCAACTTTCGTGGAGAAGATTCACTGCGTCGCCGTTCGAACCGGTAGCAAACTCGACGAATTTTGTGAGCCTGGCAAGGTGGTCGTTCACAGAGGTGACCTTAGTCACCCCCTTCTCGGGCTTTCGGAGGACGTGGCTAGGTCGATTTTCAATGAAGCCGATGCCATCATCCATAATGGAGCTGATGTTTCCTTCCTCAAAACGTATCAATCCCTAAAGCCATCAAATGTTGGCTCCACTAAAGAGCTGGCCAAACTTGCCCTAAGCCGCCACATTCCATTCCATTATATCTCCACGACAACAGTTGGGCGCTTGAACAAGTCAGAAACATTTGAAGAAGTCTCGTTAGCATTGTCTCCACCACCGCCATCCTTCAACGACGGCTATTTGACGTCGAAGTGGACAAGTGAAGTGTTTCTCGAAAAGATAAGCGCCAAGTTCGGTCTCCCGGTGTGGATTCACCGCCCGTCTAGTATCCTTGGTGACGACGCCGGTGACCTCGACATAATGAATAGCGTGCTGAAATACTCTCTGCTTACAAAGATGGCTCCTCGATCCAAGCTTTGGAAGGGCCATGTGGATTTTGTTACAGCCGCCCACGCTTCGAGCGCAATCGTTGAAGAGGTGTTCAGGACTCGAGCGGATAAAGAGGCTGCACCAGCGTCTATCACCTATCTCCACCATTCCGGGGACCTGGAGATGCCGATGGATGCGATGGATGCATTCATGGAAGAGGAGGATGGCAGTGGCGCTGCGTTTTCGCAGTTGCCTTTAGCTGAGTGGATACAACTTGCGAAAGAACACGGTATGGACACCCTCGTTGCCGGATACTTGAGCGCTATTGAGGAAAATGGTGTGGAGATGTTCTTCCCACGAGTGGTCAAGTCCATGAAGGCATGAGAGAGAGAAACTCCAGGAGGTTTATTTTACGCATCTGAGATTTTCGGACTCAATTTTAATTATAACATATTGTAATGTATATTAGTAGTACACTTCATTCTATTTATGAcaacactcttttatatgttgttAATTAATTGCATCAGTAATTATCCGCTTCGCCCATATCTAGAATCGAGAAGTTCTTGTATTTCCTCATCACAAACTGTGTAATCAATGGACACAAAAATTCAAATAGTTTCAGTCAGCAATGATAGATTATGTTGCAGCAAAGTACTTGAGTTTTTGGTATGAAGAGTAATTTGATGGCACTGTGCCCTAATACACCAAAAAATGGCGCAAATCATTATGCTCTGAAGGATCAATGGATGGAACCGTTCAAGAACTAAATTGTCACATCCAAACTCACACCTCCACCTCGAGGCGATAACTCGAAAGCCCAGCTCTTCTCACGCCAAGATGCTTATCCAAAAACTGAAAACTCTTCTGTGCTAAGAGGCCCCATGCACCGACCTTGGCCGTAAGTCCACCGTCGCCGATCTCGGTCGGGATCCACACTTCCTTTTGTGTCTTTTCAAGATGCTTCAACGAATTGTATATGTATACAGTGCTTGAATCCGGAGAGGCATAGATTGCATGCCCAGCACCCGTCAGAAGAATTGGACATTTCGCCCGGTCAGTAACCTTTCCTCCATTTACGGGATCATCAAGGGTGAAAGCCTGAAAACGTCGAAGCGTCTGGCCCGGTGTTGAAGTGCCCATCATATAACTCCCAAGCGAAGATTCCCAGCGACTGCAAAAGTCAAAAGCCATCGATAGGCGGACGGACCAGTTGAAAAACGATTCTGGGATCCAGCCTGCTTGCCAAAGGTTGGCATAAAGCGAGGGCATGCGCGTTAGGGCAAGAGACCAGAGGCTATAGAACGGGTCGACTGCGACACAAGCTCTGATTCGACTATCAGTAGACGCACGAAGGGAATAGTAAGCGCCCATTGATGCTCCGGCAACCGCTATATTTTCGAGATCCAGGAAATAGTCCGGATTCGCTTTGGCGATGCTTGAAAGATGATCTAAAACTTTGCTTGTGACCACCTCGTAGTCCGGCCGCATTGGTACTTGGTCTTTCTTCAAAACAAGGCCCTGGCCGGGTCCTTCAAACGTAAGGACTGCGTAGCCCAGGTCCGTTCCCGCTGCTCCGTATAGGAAATAGAGCTCTTCCTGAGTCGAGTCGGCGCCACCACAGTTTAAAAGTATGGGAGTTTTCTGGCCTGGAATCCGTTTCGATGGTGCTGGAAGGTAAAGATATCCCGGCAAGGTGAGGCCATCCTCATAAGGTATATCAAGTACAACGATTGTTTCATCCATCAAAGGAATCGCTTTTCTGAAATTTCGGATCGATCTCTCTGCACTAGGAAGACTTCGCCCATCGGAGGTAGGAAGCATGTATGAGCTGGCACGAAAGTAATTGCAGGCTCGCAGATACGCTCGCCGGGCAGGAGCTTTATGGCCATCGCGAGTCGCATCCTGCGCTATCTTTTCCACCCGTTCGCCTTGTTCGTACCATGCACGATACCAGCTTTCAGCATCATGTTTTTTGATCTTGTCAATAGCTTCGAGGAATTCCGCAATGTCGCATCCACCAAAGGGAGTGCTCCCAAGGATGCGAATAAGctcaaaatcaaaaaatCGGGAGCGGAAGAAGCTGAACATCGTGCCTGGAGACGGCCGCACAGCCACTGCTGGGCGGATAAAATGAAGCTTGGAATGAAAATGAACTCGCTGTGTCAGGCTAGTGGTCTATGGTGCAGGAAACATAAACAAATATTGTCGCTGATCTTCGGCAACAATAATCTCGATCCTTCTCCGATGCGTAAGATAAGCCTATGACTTCATGGCGGAGACCTCCGTAGATGTGCGAACGAGCCGTCCCGATCCATCTAAAACCTCACAGCGTAGCTTGCGCGAATGACTAGGCTCGGAGATTATATAACCGAGTGAAAGTGTGTTGGTTCGCCAGGTTGGTCAAAGAGTTCGGGCTCCGAGGTCAGCGATCGGTACAGCAGCCAAGACAGAAGATGGCCGGCCAACATTAAATGTAGAAGTTCTCAGTATCATGTCCAAAGCATCAAATACTGAAGTGACCT is a genomic window of Coccidioides posadasii str. Silveira chromosome 3, complete sequence containing:
- a CDS encoding putative Hybrid PKS-NRPS biosynthetic cluster (antiSMASH:Cluster_3.4~antiSMASH:Cluster_3.3~SMCOG1093:Beta-ketoacyl synthase~EggNog:ENOG410PIJA~COG:I), which gives rise to MGSVPLPKGEEPIAVIGSACRFPGSLNTPSKFWDFLRKPHDLLTNIPSERFNPDGFYHPNGMHHGTSNVKQSYLLQEDHRFFDAGFFNIKPVEAHSIDPQQRLLLETVYESLEAAGLSIEGLSGSQTGVYVGLMCEDYIDHLQRDINTAPTYLPTGTARSIVSNRISYFFNWHGPCMTIDTACSSSLVAVHQAVQLLRSGESDLAVAAGANLILTPELYIGEAKLKMLSPGSRSRMWDADADGYARGDGVAAVILKRLSRALEDGDHIECIIRETGVNQDGRTKGITMPNELAQMDLIAQTYAKAGLNPCNREDRCQYFEAHGTGTTAGDAREAEAISKAFFGPEGKAQDNEDLLYVGSVKTVIGHTEGTAGVAGLIKASLAVQHGIIPPNMLFNTLSPAVEPFYNNLEIATVAKPWPKITGPRRASVNSFGFGGTNAHAIVESFVRPPKGEHGPISFTPFVFSAATDQALQKMLVAYSTYLKSYPNLNLRDLSYTLHRRSELAVRVAFAATSIGDLISAIDTHLETAADNSHPGSGVGIRPSNSPPRILGIFTGQGAQWATMGRQLISKSQYAWDFIAGLDHVLQSLPEPDRPGWSILDELEADSSNSRLDEALISQPLCTAIQLLLVELLYNVGIKFKAVVGHSSGEIAAAYAAGIISRDAAIKVAFYRGHFTSLAGTDQPGAMMAVGTSYEDAKDLCDSEMFEGRLCVAACNSSSSVTLSGDADAMSYAKVIFEDEKKFARLLKVDKAYHSHHMFPCSSPYVEALHSSQIQLHEPENECAWFSSTFQGRRMQACDELLGTYWKDNMVKPVLFSQAIAAATENEGPFNLAIEIGPHPALKGPALQTLQDIYGSGLPYTSPLSRGSDDVTALANSLGYIWTHFAPSLVDFNRYDNILFANEDRQLLKGLPTYTWDHDRVYWHESRISRAHRLRSTVHHPLLGTRLPDGIKEEIRWRNLLKPSELSWIHGHQLQGQMVFPAAGYISTAIEAALSLAGNLPTSIIEVSNFVIGRPLTFDDNESGIETLFTLFNISREEGNFSASFSYHACTNQEADALSSLATGTIVVTTGDPRSNLLPARGPERPNMIPVPKDQFYQSLDDLGYGYSGDFRSLGSMKRKLDIGSATVTVPSQEPHEVLLVHPALLDAAFQSIFLAYWWPNDGSLEQLYVPTRIKNIRIDVSLCQESMAPGNLLPVDSHIMENPLTSSGILGDVDIFGADERSMAIQVEGVTVVPFSEGGPQYDRQMLSEHIWGPASPDAELATTRRATTEDYELAWCLERISAYYMQKIVSGIKPEDRNGIEWHHKALFEFFESVLAQTRKGRQPYIRKEWLNDTWEDISAILDRYPDSIEIKLNHTVGQNLVSAIRGETNILQHLLEDNLLNRYYTDALGIRENTEFLAKTVSHVAHRYPHMDILEIGAGTGGATKSILPLINHAFSSYTFTDISTGFFEAAQDIFTEYSGKMVFKALDVEKDIVEQGFSEHSYDLIIASLVLHATAKLEQTMENTRRLLRPGGYLIMLEVTSNDVIRVGFAMSGLPGWWLGRPDGRLLSPCVSATEWHRVLLKTGFSGIDSMTPEADILPRPISVLVSQAVDSQVEFLREPLLHASQYLQSEDWELVILGGQTMRTIVLIDEIRRLLSPMAIQIRQIRSLNDVSSAHIAPTSFVLSVTELDKPIFKDFTEEIMAGLKTLFDYQRVFLWVTQGCRADEPYMNMTVGFGRTLALEAPDLRLQFLDLDINEKPNAKALVEALLRLHFRQNDNALWSIEQELAYEGRRLVIPRLMPNKAQNHRYNASKRTILHAVNPQITPVYLNNSAGAYYLTEGSCTPQSNEIIVKVSHSLLLPLATPVYAIIGIDTSTDKTVLSISDRNGSYITADPRDLIDCASVKDKEGRLLSLLDIEIRVNNILSVCTPNTNVLLYKPDVTLAARFQARAAGKDLSIFFATSDPSNSGTSWRVIHPMSPRRSVQALLPQRISTFVDFSNPRDRVGLLIASCLSPICLQTTMTRNGLEPRPTEIPLMDQFKCAAAGALSELHSGKQVSRPVMNIGDILTRSTTPEMPVVNWSNTVDTPVRLASVDKQMHFPADKTYVFFGLSSDLGQSLCDWMAYHGARNLILTSRTPKVDPRWLSEMESIGERVKVYSNDITDKTSVETLVAEIRRDFPPIAGIMHGAMVLDDTSFFDMSFESMNKVLKPKVLGSIHLNELFQDDTLDFFIFFSSLTSVAGNRGQSNYSAANMFGTSLAFQRRRKGLAGCVLHIGAVMGVGYVMREVTESVFSAIYKAGFRWMSERGFHQCIAEAILAGRPNSHANPEIVTGLRVINANEEEPAPWMNIPRFQHCINLGKSDGLKKNSGNTAIPVMIRLREAASEEEALDIIKDALLAKLQIALQLQLEDTSIRHQVLDQSADELGIDSLVAVEIRSWFLKELELDMPVLKILGSATIADLLTFTLEKLPPEITSFRQGSPLLPIETSAEPETATPMSTDASSSSGSISTENGTQTSPSPSNPPESMSSLTTDVRKQHDIFPSPSESPESITGNDLQKQLPISFGQSRFWFLRHYLEDQTTFNITFSVQLRGYLRVSDMENAVKLLGSRHEALRTCFFTKDGETPMQGILKESRLLLEKKTIQNPEQVTVEFESMRDYVFDIEHGENMRVLLLSLTPTVNYMIIGYHHINMDGASLEVFLDELEMAYTHKRLPQPVFQYSDFSEQQRLEFKKGQMNAELNYWKSELSDDLSVLPLLPFSSAKHRSPIEKYEHHREDCRISTELATQVKDMCRKNKVNVFHFYLATYAVLLSRLLEVNDLCIGMADANRNETHLVRSMGMYLNLLPLRFHLGQNKSFTEVLKETRRKVYSAIGHSRLPFDVLLEELKTPRSTEFSPLFQAFINYRQGVKEQRRMGDMEGQGEEYAFGRTAYDITLDIFDNPGSNPFVMFIVQKQLYSHNDAKILAKAYCNLLDYFSTSPAATLESMSPFTANDIAIGLELGQGPIRNTEWPETLAHRIDQVAMKQPNSIALNDASGIWWTYQQMIDRVNGIALALIKANIPLKSPIAVLQEPTLDWVCSLLAILRVGGIYVPLDVNIPSARLNTIIENCRPAGILIHNETSGRINDLEMLRSTIIVNISACSSQFSGESIEITARAEDAAVILYTSGTTGVPKGVVMSHAGLRNRMEFAMVSTPGTVLQQTALSFDLSIYQALLCISRGGTLVVAPKSVRGDPFAISQLLVRENITYTGATPSEYLSWINYGKFELINSKQWRYAMSCGEQYPQRLVSEFQNLSLPHLRLINAYGPTEITFESNNFEIPIIEPAGTRIPVGHTLPNTSIVILDENLNPVPAGFPGEICIGSASLALGYLNDESLTAKKFVSHPFPSGQLASYGLDKIYRSGDKGRLKENGLLEILGRIDGDTQIKLRGIRIETQDIERTILNSAKGKLADVAVVPRGDPPVLLAHAVFSSAATVVDKAGFLKSLIPSLPLPQYMKPAMIVSIDSMPLSVNGKVDRRALRELPLASISGTSGAVVELNETESGLLEIWEEVISKDVLRSYNIDRSTDFFNIGGNSMLLIKVQDLIKRRFDISLALIHLFENSTLSAMAAAIWSLPGIGSPVINWDAETSVPEYLKIESPITVANNPPRVVVLTGATGFLGKEILQELLTSTFVEKIHCVAVRTGSKLDEFCEPGKVVVHRGDLSHPLLGLSEDVARSIFNEADAIIHNGADVSFLKTYQSLKPSNVGSTKELAKLALSRHIPFHYISTTTVGRLNKSETFEEVSLALSPPPPSFNDGYLTSKWTSEVFLEKISAKFGLPVWIHRPSSILGDDAGDLDIMNSVLKYSLLTKMAPRSKLWKGHVDFVTAAHASSAIVEEVFRTRADKEAAPASITYLHHSGDLEMPMDAMDAFMEEEDGSGAAFSQLPLAEWIQLAKEHGMDTLVAGYLSAIEENGVEMFFPRVVKSMKA
- a CDS encoding uncharacterized protein (antiSMASH:Cluster_3.4~antiSMASH:Cluster_3.3~EggNog:ENOG410PUG7~COG:S) — protein: MFSFFRSRFFDFELIRILGSTPFGGCDIAEFLEAIDKIKKHDAESWYRAWYEQGERVEKIAQDATRDGHKAPARRAYLRACNYFRASSYMLPTSDGRSLPSAERSIRNFRKAIPLMDETIVVLDIPYEDGLTLPGYLYLPAPSKRIPGQKTPILLNCGGADSTQEELYFLYGAAGTDLGYAVLTFEGPGQGLVLKKDQVPMRPDYEVVTSKVLDHLSSIAKANPDYFLDLENIAVAGASMGAYYSLRASTDSRIRACVAVDPFYSLWSLALTRMPSLYANLWQAGWIPESFFNWSVRLSMAFDFCSRWESSLGSYMMGTSTPGQTLRRFQAFTLDDPVNGGKVTDRAKCPILLTGAGHAIYASPDSSTVYIYNSLKHLEKTQKEVWIPTEIGDGGLTAKVGAWGLLAQKSFQFLDKHLGVRRAGLSSYRLEVEV